The Arctopsyche grandis isolate Sample6627 chromosome 12, ASM5162203v2, whole genome shotgun sequence genome includes the window TGTTCGAAAACTAATGACGAATACTTACGGTTAACCTTTAAGGattcaaaaaaatctaaatttaaggAACATTTCTAAATAACCTATAAAGAATTGCAATAATTTTCCTTTCATTTAAATATGCTTATTatctaattgaaatttattgaaCGTTGACAAACAAATTTCAGGGGTTCCCAAAGAAGCAATATTCTACTAGATCACAAATCAACCATTGAAGGCAACTTCATCTTAGCACTTCGCGCTTTTAACCTACGAGAGGGCTCATTTACCCTATCGAGCAGGTACTATTACAACACAGAATAGATATACGCAAGTTTCACTCATTGCTCATTTCACATTTATCGTATAAAAACAGAACAGACTCCGGTGTACACGCTTTGAATGCGACGGCACACGTCGATTTTCTACCCCGTAATGGCAAATACCCCGACCCACAGACcttgaaaatttatgtaaatagttACTTTAATCAAGACGACACATGCATCGCAGTGAATGAAGTCAAGAAAGTGCCAAATACTTTTAGTGCACGTTTTAGCGCAAAATTTCGAACTTACATTTACAGGTATGAATATTATGTAACGGTAAAATGCTGAAAGCTACAACTGGtcgattattgtatttattcgtTTTATAGATTGGCAGTTATTAAACCAGATGCTGTAAAATTGACAGATTATCCTATTGAAGAATGGAGGCGATGTTTAATTCTgaggtaattaaatatattcatcGTCTGCTGCTGAATTAAGGCTTGAAACCTTTTAAGATTGATTATGTCCACCATTgtgacattaaataaaaaataaaaaccagttGACCAGAAATAATTTGCGCACAACtgattcattgaaaaaaaatttttttttactatattttcatgttttagGCATGAAAAAttcgatataaataaaatgcaagATGCTTTAAAAGAATTCGAAGGAACTCACGATTTTGAAACATTCAAGAAAAGAAATGCAGATAAACCCTGGACGCATTGTGTGCGTACCATTAATAGTATAGAAATAAATCCAGGTCGTCCCATGATCGTATTCCcaaatgatgatatatgtaaatatttcgatTTTTGGGACATAAAGATTAAAAGCCGAGGTTTTATTCACAACCAAGTATGTGTGAATACTAT containing:
- the LOC143919563 gene encoding tRNA pseudouridine synthase-like 1 — protein: MAFVRYFLRFSYIGTYFRGSQRSNILLDHKSTIEGNFILALRAFNLREGSFTLSSRTDSGVHALNATAHVDFLPRNGKYPDPQTLKIYVNSYFNQDDTCIAVNEVKKVPNTFSARFSAKFRTYIYRLAVIKPDAVKLTDYPIEEWRRCLILRHEKFDINKMQDALKEFEGTHDFETFKKRNADKPWTHCVRTINSIEINPGRPMIVFPNDDICKYFDFWDIKIKSRGFIHNQVRRMVGTGIAAAINKIDLSDIKVMLTVPSYKSWITRVDVVSPFGLYLCQVDYDEEDFLLEDGDVGKEDIYKVSTKSIRSLVRKQEI